One stretch of Aquimarina sp. Aq107 DNA includes these proteins:
- a CDS encoding rhomboid family intramembrane serine protease, translating to MSQIDDLKLKFRSFSIIEKLITINVVVFVSFYLINTFAYLFNSSSGFITDWFTFPKELGEFLTKPWSIVTYAFLHSGFWHIASNMIILYFSGKYFVSYLTGKRVLTVYFLGAIMGAIFYMISYNLFPVFSEVGSSVLLGASASVMAILIATAAYIPHMSVRLMFIGSVKFWWIAAFFVLLDIIQIPSGNAGGHIAHLGGALFGYLYAVQLKKGNDIGSGFEKFMDAMVSMFKPKKKSPLKTVHKAKKSKNTVSKKPGAPKIKNPNQAEIDAILDKISKSGYDSLTKQEKDFLFKAGKD from the coding sequence ATGTCACAGATAGACGATTTAAAATTGAAGTTTAGGAGTTTTTCGATTATTGAAAAATTGATAACGATTAATGTTGTTGTATTTGTATCGTTTTATCTTATAAATACATTTGCTTACTTATTTAATTCTTCAAGTGGATTTATAACGGATTGGTTTACCTTTCCTAAAGAACTAGGAGAATTTTTAACGAAACCTTGGTCGATTGTTACGTATGCTTTTTTACATAGTGGATTTTGGCATATAGCATCGAATATGATCATCTTATACTTTTCTGGAAAATATTTCGTTTCCTATCTTACGGGAAAACGTGTGTTGACTGTTTATTTTTTAGGTGCAATTATGGGAGCTATATTTTATATGATTTCATATAATTTATTTCCTGTATTTTCTGAAGTAGGTAGTTCTGTGTTACTTGGAGCTTCTGCATCAGTAATGGCTATTCTAATAGCTACAGCGGCTTATATACCGCATATGTCCGTTAGGTTAATGTTTATTGGTAGTGTTAAGTTTTGGTGGATTGCAGCGTTTTTTGTGCTATTAGATATTATTCAAATACCTTCTGGGAATGCAGGTGGACATATAGCGCATTTGGGTGGAGCTTTATTTGGTTATTTGTACGCTGTGCAACTTAAAAAAGGAAATGATATAGGAAGTGGTTTTGAGAAGTTTATGGATGCTATGGTAAGTATGTTTAAACCTAAAAAGAAGAGTCCTTTAAAAACTGTTCATAAAGCTAAGAAATCTAAAAATACTGTTTCTAAAAAGCCTGGTGCACCCAAAATTAAGAACCCCAATCAAGCCGAAATAGACGCGATATTGGATAAAATAAGTAAAAGTGGTTACGATAGCCTAACCAAACAGGAAAAAGACTTTTTGTTTAAGGCGGGCAAAGATTAG
- the ribH gene encoding 6,7-dimethyl-8-ribityllumazine synthase — MATENKNLSQYDKTTIPNSKNFRFGIVVSEWNETITEGLFQGAFDALIDCGAIKDNIVRWNVPGSFELIYGCKKMQESYDMLDAVIAIGSVIQGETKHFDFVCDGVTQGIKDLNIQNDIPVIFCVLTDNNMQQSIDRSGGKHGNKGTEAAIAAIKMAQLRKDAKF; from the coding sequence ATGGCTACAGAAAATAAAAATTTATCTCAGTACGATAAAACAACAATCCCAAACTCGAAAAATTTTCGGTTTGGGATTGTTGTTTCTGAATGGAATGAAACCATTACCGAAGGTCTTTTTCAAGGTGCGTTTGACGCATTGATAGATTGTGGAGCTATCAAGGATAATATTGTACGATGGAATGTTCCTGGTAGTTTTGAGCTTATCTATGGGTGTAAGAAAATGCAGGAATCATATGATATGTTAGATGCCGTAATTGCAATTGGGAGTGTAATTCAGGGAGAAACTAAGCACTTTGATTTTGTATGTGATGGTGTTACTCAAGGGATTAAAGACTTAAATATCCAAAATGATATTCCTGTTATATTTTGTGTACTTACAGATAATAATATGCAACAATCTATTGATAGGTCTGGAGGTAAACACGGAAATAAAGGAACAGAAGCGGCTATTGCTGCTATAAAAATGGCTCAATTGCGTAAAGATGCAAAGTTTTAA
- a CDS encoding endonuclease/exonuclease/phosphatase family protein, translated as MRKLINKIVFFINSLVAFALLMSYLLPYVSPQTFPLLSVLSLAVPILIVVNALFLLYWAVLLKRKMLLSLIVLVLGISHVTSLYKLSGKSSDNTDKTLSLLSYNVHAFNRFKWIDSDQIPKEISELVKTENPDIFCAQEFYNNPDIDFTQYDYKYDYFHHRSKELALVIFSKFPFINKGSLSFEKTANNVIFADIVADEDTVRVYNVHLQSHGISTKTDDLAKADSQKLLKRIQTSFKKQQSQAEQLIDHMKSSPYRNIVMGDFNNTAYSYIYDKIKSEDLQDTFKEAGKGFGKTFNFELFPARIDFILVSDETEVIGFKSYDVELSDHYPISSRIKL; from the coding sequence ATGAGAAAGCTGATAAATAAGATAGTATTCTTTATCAATTCATTGGTAGCTTTTGCCTTATTGATGTCTTATTTATTACCCTATGTTTCTCCTCAAACATTTCCTTTATTATCTGTATTAAGTCTTGCAGTTCCTATATTAATTGTTGTTAATGCATTATTTCTGCTATATTGGGCTGTCCTTCTTAAGCGTAAAATGTTATTGTCATTGATCGTATTGGTTTTAGGAATATCTCATGTAACATCTTTATATAAGTTAAGTGGGAAATCATCAGATAATACAGATAAAACACTTTCCTTACTTAGTTATAATGTACACGCATTTAATCGATTTAAATGGATTGATTCGGATCAAATACCAAAAGAGATTTCAGAATTAGTAAAAACCGAAAATCCTGATATTTTCTGTGCGCAGGAATTTTATAATAATCCTGATATAGATTTTACACAATATGATTATAAATATGATTATTTTCATCATCGCAGTAAAGAACTAGCATTAGTTATATTTTCTAAATTCCCTTTTATAAACAAAGGTTCATTAAGTTTTGAAAAAACCGCTAATAATGTCATTTTCGCTGACATTGTTGCAGATGAAGATACAGTGAGAGTTTATAATGTTCATTTGCAATCTCACGGTATTAGTACTAAAACAGATGATCTGGCTAAAGCAGATTCTCAAAAGTTATTAAAACGTATCCAGACTTCTTTTAAAAAACAACAAAGTCAAGCAGAGCAACTTATTGATCATATGAAGTCATCACCATATAGAAATATTGTAATGGGTGATTTTAACAATACGGCATATTCTTATATCTATGATAAAATAAAGTCAGAAGATTTGCAAGATACTTTTAAAGAAGCGGGTAAAGGTTTTGGGAAAACCTTTAATTTTGAGTTATTTCCAGCTAGAATTGATTTTATTTTAGTTTCAGATGAGACAGAAGTAATTGGTTTTAAGAGCTATGATGTGGAGCTCTCGGATCATTATCCAATATCTTCTAGAATCAAGCTTTGA
- a CDS encoding M949_RS01915 family surface polysaccharide biosynthesis protein has product MNKLLLSIVILTFFSCGKQTKDPKEDSNAQTKKNNALPIEKHATIPVDTALAKKLTKKEMNAVFSNRRQIQLGLSYPLYQAYNYKDDSGEYYLLLTDHKKIINEEKDTLYDNIYGVNLRVEKNQFKKRSTIKGEIDKDWEASVGFWNQYSRLSDFDGDGVIDPIIVYGTITPSKYEDGRVRIIAYNKKSRVTIKHQNSEIPDGRTTKINKKFYNFPPQIQEAVKTIMKSMIENGHAVFADDWEKKMANNAIRLENQ; this is encoded by the coding sequence ATGAATAAACTTCTACTTTCTATCGTTATTCTTACATTTTTTTCTTGTGGTAAACAAACCAAAGATCCCAAAGAAGATTCTAATGCGCAAACAAAAAAAAATAACGCATTACCAATAGAAAAACACGCTACAATACCTGTAGACACTGCTTTAGCTAAAAAACTTACCAAAAAAGAAATGAACGCCGTTTTCTCTAACAGAAGACAGATTCAATTAGGTCTTTCCTATCCATTATATCAAGCATATAATTATAAAGATGATTCTGGTGAATATTACCTACTACTTACGGATCATAAAAAAATAATAAACGAAGAAAAAGATACTTTATATGATAATATATATGGAGTAAACTTACGAGTAGAAAAAAATCAATTCAAAAAAAGATCAACTATCAAAGGCGAAATAGATAAAGATTGGGAGGCATCAGTTGGTTTCTGGAATCAATATTCGCGACTATCAGATTTTGATGGAGATGGTGTAATAGATCCTATAATCGTTTACGGCACAATTACTCCGAGTAAATACGAAGATGGCAGGGTAAGAATCATTGCTTATAATAAAAAAAGCAGAGTGACTATCAAACACCAGAATAGCGAAATTCCTGATGGGAGAACTACCAAAATAAATAAAAAGTTCTATAATTTCCCGCCACAAATACAAGAAGCTGTTAAAACAATAATGAAATCAATGATTGAAAATGGTCATGCTGTTTTTGCAGACGATTGGGAAAAAAAGATGGCTAATAACGCTATAAGATTAGAAAATCAATAG
- a CDS encoding rhomboid family intramembrane serine protease codes for MGRITDTVKTLLIINVIFFIGALTLGDAAFRLFALWFPKNDNFQIWQIITHMFMHSQSTFTHILFNMFMLYMFGSHLENSVGQKKFLFLYFSSGLGAAGLQILFTYIQFLPGYQAYQEAGFTVLEIKEFLNNTLATGKYTVYPNIPQEVTEQMIGSYLTPMVGASGAISGVIVAFAVLYPNLPLYLMFIPVPIKAKYMVAGYFALDLFGGITGQSIYGATNVAHWAHIGGAVIGFITMWYWKKNSFNQNRWN; via the coding sequence ATGGGGAGAATTACAGATACAGTAAAAACTTTATTAATAATTAATGTTATCTTTTTTATAGGTGCATTAACTCTCGGAGATGCAGCTTTTAGGTTATTTGCATTGTGGTTTCCGAAAAATGATAACTTCCAGATATGGCAGATTATTACGCATATGTTTATGCATAGCCAGTCGACATTTACACATATTCTTTTTAATATGTTTATGTTATATATGTTTGGAAGTCACTTAGAAAATTCGGTCGGACAGAAAAAGTTTTTGTTTTTATATTTTTCATCCGGACTAGGTGCAGCAGGTTTACAAATTTTGTTTACATATATTCAGTTTTTACCTGGTTATCAAGCGTATCAGGAAGCAGGATTTACAGTTTTAGAGATAAAAGAATTTTTGAATAACACATTGGCAACAGGGAAGTATACGGTATATCCAAATATTCCTCAAGAAGTAACTGAACAAATGATTGGTTCATACTTAACTCCTATGGTTGGTGCTTCTGGAGCTATTTCAGGAGTTATAGTTGCTTTTGCTGTATTATACCCTAATTTGCCATTATATCTTATGTTTATTCCAGTGCCGATAAAGGCTAAGTATATGGTTGCAGGATACTTTGCTTTAGACTTATTTGGAGGAATAACCGGTCAAAGTATTTATGGGGCAACGAATGTTGCTCATTGGGCGCATATTGGTGGAGCAGTTATAGGGTTTATTACAATGTGGTACTGGAAAAAGAATTCGTTTAATCAAAATCGTTGGAATTGA
- the mutL gene encoding DNA mismatch repair endonuclease MutL, which translates to MSDIIQLLPDHVANQIAAGEVVQRPASVVKELLENAIDAKAAHIKLIIKEAGKTLIQVIDDGVGMSVTDARLSFERHATSKIKSAEDLFQLNTKGFRGEALASIAAIAHVELKTKQENDEVGTEIKIEGSEVTSQEVCVTSKGTSICVKNLFYNIPARRNFLKSNTVELRHIIDEFHRVAMVHPDIKFDMYHNGSEVFSLPAANHRQRIVHIFGGKTNEKLVPIDEETDLVSITGFVCKPEYAKRTRGEQFFFVNNRFIKSAYLNHGVNSAFEGLLKEKTHPSYFIYLTVDPTSIDINIHPTKTEIKFDDEHALYAMLRSTIKHSLGQFNVAPVLDFNRDSSMDTPYEYKSKMAQTPTIEVDRSFNPFKEDKKEDSSFSSTKNYNNFKKESAGSWENLYAGLDTTEIPSKQTESEFSSIQFESSEVTGSLFDEAQETELEHNTTYQLRRKYIITTIKSGMVIIHQNRAHQRVLYEEVLRNITMASAVSQQLLFPLKLSFSKQEIQLLKEVQEQLENTGFVFGEITDGEVSISGIPTVTTESEVSVLLEKLISDIEQEVPDSGFSLTDLLARSISGSIAVRTGVNLGKEQLQHIVNSLFACTEPTITPDNKPTFITLTVDDIDKKF; encoded by the coding sequence ATGTCAGATATCATACAACTATTACCGGATCACGTAGCCAATCAAATAGCTGCCGGAGAGGTAGTGCAGAGGCCCGCTTCTGTAGTAAAAGAACTATTAGAAAATGCCATTGATGCTAAGGCTGCGCATATCAAATTAATTATTAAAGAGGCTGGTAAAACACTTATTCAGGTAATTGATGATGGAGTTGGCATGAGTGTGACAGATGCACGACTTAGTTTTGAGCGTCATGCTACTTCAAAAATTAAATCAGCAGAAGACCTTTTTCAATTAAATACAAAAGGATTTAGAGGAGAAGCACTTGCTTCAATTGCAGCTATAGCTCATGTTGAGTTAAAGACTAAACAGGAAAATGATGAGGTTGGAACTGAAATAAAGATAGAAGGGAGTGAAGTAACCTCGCAGGAGGTTTGTGTTACTTCTAAAGGAACTTCTATATGTGTTAAGAACTTGTTTTATAATATTCCGGCAAGACGCAATTTTTTAAAATCAAATACAGTAGAACTTCGGCACATAATTGATGAATTTCATCGAGTAGCTATGGTACATCCAGATATTAAGTTTGATATGTATCATAATGGTAGTGAGGTTTTTAGTTTGCCAGCAGCAAATCATCGCCAGAGAATAGTACACATTTTTGGAGGAAAAACGAATGAGAAATTGGTTCCAATCGATGAAGAAACCGATTTAGTAAGCATTACCGGGTTTGTTTGTAAACCTGAATATGCCAAAAGAACTAGAGGCGAACAATTCTTTTTCGTCAATAATAGGTTTATAAAAAGTGCATACCTTAATCATGGAGTAAATTCAGCTTTCGAAGGATTGTTAAAAGAAAAAACACATCCTAGTTATTTTATTTATCTCACAGTGGATCCAACATCTATAGATATTAATATTCATCCAACAAAAACTGAAATTAAGTTTGATGATGAGCATGCGTTATATGCAATGCTACGTTCTACAATTAAACACAGTTTAGGGCAATTTAATGTAGCTCCTGTTTTGGATTTTAATAGAGATTCTTCTATGGATACTCCATATGAGTATAAAAGCAAAATGGCCCAAACACCGACTATAGAAGTAGACAGAAGTTTTAACCCGTTTAAGGAAGATAAAAAAGAGGATTCATCTTTTTCATCTACAAAGAATTATAATAATTTTAAAAAGGAATCAGCTGGTAGTTGGGAAAATTTATATGCTGGTTTGGATACGACAGAAATACCATCTAAACAGACAGAGAGTGAGTTTTCCTCTATTCAATTTGAGAGCTCCGAAGTAACAGGTTCGTTATTTGATGAAGCTCAGGAGACAGAATTAGAGCACAATACTACATACCAGTTAAGAAGGAAGTATATTATTACTACTATTAAAAGTGGAATGGTAATAATTCACCAAAATAGAGCGCATCAGCGGGTACTTTATGAAGAGGTACTGCGTAACATTACTATGGCGAGTGCCGTTAGTCAGCAATTGCTATTTCCATTAAAATTGTCTTTTTCTAAGCAAGAAATACAATTATTAAAAGAGGTTCAAGAACAGTTAGAAAACACAGGGTTTGTTTTTGGAGAAATTACAGATGGAGAGGTTTCAATATCTGGTATCCCTACAGTTACTACAGAAAGTGAAGTTTCGGTGCTGTTAGAAAAATTAATCAGTGATATAGAGCAAGAAGTTCCAGATAGTGGATTCTCATTAACCGATCTTCTAGCAAGATCTATTTCGGGAAGTATTGCAGTAAGAACTGGTGTTAATTTAGGAAAAGAGCAATTACAACATATAGTAAACAGTCTTTTTGCTTGTACAGAACCAACAATAACACCAGATAATAAGCCAACATTCATCACGTTAACAGTAGATGATATAGATAAAAAATTTTAA
- a CDS encoding DUF6122 family protein — translation MFRTLVHYGFHFLIPLGIAFILFPKQWKKVYLIFLGAMLIDLDHLIANPIFDPNRCSIGFHFLHSLPAITLYFLTLIPKKTRIIGMALLWHILTDSIDCLMI, via the coding sequence ATGTTTCGCACATTAGTACATTACGGATTTCATTTTCTTATACCACTTGGTATTGCTTTTATACTATTCCCTAAACAATGGAAAAAAGTATATCTTATTTTTTTAGGAGCAATGTTAATTGATTTAGATCATTTAATAGCAAATCCTATTTTCGATCCAAACAGGTGTAGTATTGGGTTTCATTTCTTACATAGTTTACCCGCAATTACTTTGTACTTTTTAACACTAATTCCTAAAAAAACAAGAATTATTGGAATGGCATTGCTTTGGCACATTCTTACTGACTCTATTGATTGTTTAATGATATAG
- a CDS encoding tol-pal system YbgF family protein — translation MATYKKRGYKPKNKAEEVEQLEDNSTTAEVFNTLDEGASRTEEWVAANQKYIFIIVGAIAAVVLGYLGYQKYIQEPKELEASNEMFKAQQYFDNAVNGNTTVSDSLYTLALNGGEGKYGFLEIIENYGGTKAANLANYYAGFSYLNMKKYQEAIDHLDKFKSDDEMLGPLALGGIGDAFAQLDQMGEALSYYERAAKAKNNEFTTPKFLLKAAVTAISLGKPELAVTYLERIKEEFSKSVEANQADVHLGRAQGMLK, via the coding sequence ATGGCAACTTATAAGAAACGAGGATACAAACCAAAAAATAAAGCAGAAGAGGTAGAGCAATTAGAAGACAATTCTACAACTGCTGAAGTATTTAATACTTTGGATGAAGGTGCTTCCCGAACTGAAGAATGGGTTGCTGCTAATCAAAAATATATATTTATCATTGTTGGTGCTATTGCTGCCGTAGTGTTAGGATATCTTGGGTATCAAAAATATATTCAAGAGCCTAAAGAATTAGAGGCTTCTAATGAAATGTTCAAAGCACAACAATATTTTGATAATGCAGTAAATGGAAACACTACTGTTAGTGATTCTTTATATACGTTAGCTCTTAATGGAGGAGAAGGGAAATATGGATTCTTAGAGATCATCGAAAATTATGGTGGTACTAAGGCAGCCAATCTAGCGAATTACTATGCAGGATTCTCTTACCTGAATATGAAAAAGTATCAGGAAGCTATTGATCATCTAGATAAGTTTAAGAGTGATGACGAAATGTTAGGTCCACTAGCATTAGGAGGAATAGGTGATGCTTTTGCTCAATTAGATCAGATGGGAGAAGCGTTATCGTATTATGAAAGAGCAGCAAAAGCTAAGAATAATGAGTTTACTACTCCTAAGTTTTTATTAAAAGCTGCTGTAACTGCAATATCTTTAGGGAAACCAGAATTAGCAGTTACTTATTTAGAAAGAATTAAAGAAGAGTTTTCTAAAAGTGTAGAGGCTAATCAGGCGGATGTACATTTAGGAAGAGCTCAAGGAATGCTTAAGTAG